TACGCCGAACACCACCGAGCAACCGTTGAATCGGAAGTCGTGCGGATTCCCGCACTCCGGACAGTGACTCGGTCGACCCGGAACGACGATCTTCTGACCGTCGCGGTACGCGGGCTCATCGAGTTCGATTTCCTCCGGCTCGTGGTCGCAGAACTCGGGGTCGTCCTCGTCGAACTCGGGGTTCGCCGCGACGCCACACTGCCACGTCACCATCTTCTCTCCGAGGAGCCGGCGTTCGTACTGGTCTTGGTAGGACTCGCTCATGCTTCCACCTCGCGGACTACGTTGGCGCGGAGGTCGTCCTCGCAGTCGTCGCAGACCGTGACGGTGCCGTCCGGGTTCTCCACGAGTAGTTCGCGGACGGACCCGTCGCGGAGTCCGCAGCCGTCACACTGGTCGTCGGTCATGCGGCCACCTCCACGGCGACCGCCTCGCCCGCGTCGGTGAGCCCGTAGATGCGTCCCTTCGTGCGCTCTTCGGGCACAAGCAGTTCGACAATCGACTCCTCGCTGAGGTCACGAAGCGTCCGGGAGACGTGCGTCACGTCGAGACCGGTGCGCTCGCTGAGCGTCGTGGGCGTCGCCGGCCCTTCGGAGTGGAGCGCGTCGACGACCCGAGTGCGGTGGTCGGAAGCTTCGACGTAGCCGTACTGCGCCCAGTCAACACCCTCGGATTCGGAAGCGTCAGCCGACATCACTCCATCACCTCGCCACCGTCGGCCATCGCCGGGTCCGGGTCCTCGTCGATGACGCGCTGGTAGCCGAACCGGCGGCGGCACTCCCAGCACATCGCGACCACGTTATCCTCTTCGTCGAGGACGATCTGGACCGAGCCGCAGTGTTCGTCGACCTCCGGCACCTCGCACTCGACTTCGCCGCCATCAGCGCGAGCACGCTCGTCGCGGGCTCGCGGGAAGTCACGAGCGAGGGTCTGCGAGACGCTGTGCCCGCAGGGCTGAATCACGACATCCGTCGGCCCGCAGCGAGTGACCGCCTGAATCGGGCCGCCGCACTTCGGACAGCCATCGTCGTCGTGTCGGTGGTCGCGGCGCTGTGCAACAGAAAACTCTTCCCTGTCGTCGTTGGATTCGAACATGAGTCTCGTACCTGATCTACGAGGCTCCATGCGGGCCCGCTGTCCCAGCAGCGGGGTCCGCGACTTCTCTCGAAGGACCCATCGGGGAGCGACGGGTCCGCAAGTCACCTCGTTACAAACCACACAGTTTGTCGCCCACTTAGTCTTTACCAACTGTCCAGTTTGTTGCATTGACTGAATGGTTTGCCAAACCGGCGGCATGAAAATAGTAATACGGCTCCCGGTTGGTCGGTACTCACATGGCGATGCCCCGGTTGGCTGATTGGATGACTCCCGTCGACAGAGACATCCTCGAACGCCTCTGGAACGAAGGCAACCGGGAACTGCGACTGACTCCCGCGATGATAGCCGAGAACGTCGATTGGGGCCACCAAGCAGTTCGTGAGCACGTTCTGACGCTCCGGGAACACGACCTGATTGAACACGCGGACGAAACTCGCGGTGTCTACCAGCTCTCGGAGCGCGGTCGTGCGTGGTTGGAGGGCGACCTGCCGACGGACGCCCTCGAAGACGACTGATTGTTGCTGCTACGAGCATCACGTCGAGAGCGAAGAACGCCCTGGTAAAAGCGCAGACGCGGGAACGAACGGAAACACCCCGAACCGGCTCTACCTCTCGAAGGGTGGTGCGTCAGAGGCGCTACCTGCGAACGGAAGTGCGAACGGAAAGCGAACGGAAGCGCGATTGGTCCGGTCCGGAAGAATATTGCATCTGCCAGATAAGCGGCATCTATGAAGGTGCGGAACAATCTGGAAAAGGGGAAGAATCGGCTTGGGACGCCGCGTGCGAAGCTCGTGCTCGCGCTCGTGGCAATTGGCGCGCTCGTCGCGCTCGCGGGGTGTAGCGGCATCATGGGGTCGGGCGGACCCTCGGTGTCCGACCCCGCGATTCAGATGTCAGAAGACGACGAGCCCGTACTGGCGTTCAACTACTCGGTGAACGACTACTCG
The nucleotide sequence above comes from Halobacterium litoreum. Encoded proteins:
- a CDS encoding helix-turn-helix domain-containing protein, producing MTPVDRDILERLWNEGNRELRLTPAMIAENVDWGHQAVREHVLTLREHDLIEHADETRGVYQLSERGRAWLEGDLPTDALEDD
- a CDS encoding winged helix-turn-helix domain-containing protein, translating into MSADASESEGVDWAQYGYVEASDHRTRVVDALHSEGPATPTTLSERTGLDVTHVSRTLRDLSEESIVELLVPEERTKGRIYGLTDAGEAVAVEVAA